The Manis javanica isolate MJ-LG chromosome 4, MJ_LKY, whole genome shotgun sequence genome contains a region encoding:
- the CAMTA2 gene encoding calmodulin-binding transcription activator 2 isoform X5, which translates to MAAAAVTRGTPGAQALLRPAEHRWASSPSPFPDTWRSRAESILQLPSVPPEGWGLRPEPECTDSPSPRPLRPGVTLPPGALTMNTKDATEVAENSHHLKIFLPKKLLECLPRCPLLPPERLRWNTNEEIASYLITFEKHNEWLSCAPKTRPQNGSIILYNRKKVKYRKDGYLWKKRKDGKTTREDHMKLKVQGMEGLNRGRVGEQTSPPPTSLSPGSVSMAATFTLPSSPHSIGAATGCCSSDRREWLKWSREELLGQLKPMFHGIKWSCGNGTEEFSVEQLVQQILDTHPTKPAPRTHACLCSGGLGSGSLTHKCSSTKHRIISPKVEPRALTLTSVPHPHPPEPPPLIAPLPPELPKAHTSPSSSSSSSSSSGFAEPLEIRPSPPTSREGSSRGGTAILLLTGLEQHTGSLTPTGHLAPQADPQPSMSLAVVVGSEPSAPPAPPSPAFDPDRFLNSPQRGQTYGGGQGVSPDFPEAEAALTTCPALEPAAALEPQAAARGPPLQSATGGRRGNCFFIQDDDSGAELKAQGAAPPVPSPTPSTPPSPAPLEPSGRAGRGETLFGGAGGASELEPFSLSSFPDLMGELISDEAPSTPAPTPQLSPALGAITDFSPEWSYPEGGVKVLITGPWTEATEHYSCVFDHIAVPASLVQPGVLRCYCPAHEVGLVSLQVAGREGPLSASVLFEYRARRFLSLPSTQLDWLSLDDNQFRMSILERLEQMEKRMAEIAAAGQAPFQGPDATPIQDEGQGPGFEARVVVLVESMIPRSTWRGPERLAHGSPFRGMSLLHLAAAQGYARLIETLSQWRSVETGSLDLEQEVDPLNVDHFSCTPLMWACALGHLEAAVLLFRWNRQALSIPDSLGRLPLPVAQCRGHVRLARCLEELQRQETSAELPLALSPPSSSPDTGLSSASSPSERSEGTFSVTSAYSSAPDGSPPPAPPPASEITMEEMVVPGQLSSGALKAPLLLMDYEATNPKGPPSSPPPLPPAPDGGAAPEEADSPRAVDVIPVDMISLAKQIIEATPERIKQEDFMGLPEAGAPVRERTGALGLSETMSWLASYLDNVDHFPSSAPSSEMPFERGRLAIPPAPSWAEFLSTSASGKMESDFALLTLSDHEQRELYEAARVIQTAFRKYKGRRLKEQQEVAAAVIQRCYRKYKQLTWIALKFALYKKMTQAAILIQSKFRSYYEQKRFQQSRRAAVLIQQHYRSYRRRPGPPHRPPGSLPARSKGSFLTKKQDQAARKIMRFLRRCRHRMRELKQNQELEGLPQPGLAT; encoded by the exons ATGGCCGCTGCCGCCGTCACCCGCGGGACCCCGGGAG CCCAGGCTCTACTGCGCCCAGCCGAGCACCGATGGGcctcctccccctctccattCCCGGACACCTGGCGGAGCCGCGCTGAGAGCATCCTCCAGCTCCCATCTGTTCCCCCAGAAGGGTGGGGGCTGAGGCCGGAGCCTGAGTG CACAGACTCCCCCTCCCCCCGGCCCCTCAGGCCGGGGGTGACCTTGCCCCCTGGAGCCCTCACCATGAATACCAAGGACGCCACCGAGGTTGCTG AGAACAGCCATCACCTGAAGATCTTTCTCCCCAAGAAACTGCTGGAGTGTCTTCCGCGCTGTCCACTGTTACCTCCAGAGCGGCTACGGTGGAATACAAATGAG GAGATTGCATCCTACTTGATCACCTTTGAGAAGCACAATGAGTGGCTATCCTGCGCCCCAAAGACCAG GCCTCAGAATGGCTCCATTATCCTCTACAACCGCAAGAAGGTGAAATACCGGAAGGATGGTTACCTCTGGAAGAAGCGGAAGGATGGGAAGACCACGCGAGAGGACCACATGAAGCTGAAGGTCCAGGGCATGGAG GGACTGAACAGAGGAAGAGTTGGGGAGCAGACTAGCCCTCCCCCCACCAGCCTGTCTCCTGGCAGTGTCTCTATGGCTGCTACGTTCACTCTTCCATCGTCCCCACATTCCATCGGCGCTGCTACTGGCTGCTGCAG CAGCGACCGGCGAGAGTGGCTGAAGTGGTCCCGGGAGGAGCTGCTGGGACAGCTAAAGCCCATGT TTCACGGCATCAAGTGGAGCTGTGGGAACGGGACAGAGGAGTTCTCTGTGGAGCAGCTGGTCCAGCAGATTCTCGACACCCACCCGACCAAGCCCGCACCCCGAACCCATGCCTGCCTCTGCAGTGGGGGCCTTG GTTCCGGGAGCCTTACCCACAAGTGCAGCAGCACGAAACACCGCATCATCTCTCCCAAAGTGGAGCCCCGAGCTCTAACCCTGACCTCTGTCCCTCATCCCCATCCCCCTGAGCCCCCTCCACTGATAGCCCCACTTCCCCCAGAGCTCCCGAAGGCACATACCTCCccatcttcttcttcctcttcttcctcttcatcAGGCTTTGCAGAACCCCTAGAGATCAGACCTAGCCCTCCAACCTCTCGAGAGGGTTCGTCAAGAGGAGGCACCGCCATCCTCCTCCTGACAGGACTGGAGCAGCATACTGGCAGCTTGACACCCACCGGGCATTTGGCTCCCCAGGCTGATCCTCAGCCTTCCATGAGCTTGGCTGTGGTTGTAGGCTCTGAGCCCTCTGCCCCACcagctcctcccagccctgcctttgACCCCGATCGTTTTCTCAACAGCCCCCAGAGGGGCCAGACATATGGAGGGGGGCAAGGGGTGAGCCCAGACTTCCCTGAGGCAGAGGCCGCCCTTACCACTTGTCCTGCCCTGGAGCCTGCTGCTGCCCTGGAGCCCCAGGCAGCTGCTCGGGGGCCTCCTCTGCAGTCAGCAACAGGGGGGAGAAGAGGAAACTGCTTCTTTATTCAAGATGATGACAGTGGGGCGGAGCTCAAGGCCCAGGGGGCCGCCCCACCCGTCCCCTCTCCGACTCCTTCCACCCCACCCTCTCCTGCCCCCCTAGAGCCATCTggcagggcaggaagaggggagACCTTGTTTGGAGGAGCTGGTGGGGCAAGCGAACTGGAGCCCTTCAGTCTTTCATCATTCCCAGACCTTATGGGAGAGCTCATCAGTGACGAGGCTCCAAGCACCCCTGCCCCAACCCCCCAGCTCTCTCCTGCTCTCGGCGCCATCACGGACTTCTCCCCAGAGTGGTCCTACCCAGAG GGTGGGGTCAAGGTGCTCATCACAGGTCCTTGGACAGAGGCCACCGAGCATTACTCCTGTGTCTTTGATCACATCGCAGTGCCAGCCTCACTTGTCCAGCCTGGTGTCCTACGCTGCTACTGTCCCG cccatGAGGTAGGGCTGGTGTCTTTGCAGGTGGCCGGGCGGGAGGGACCCCTTTCTGCTTCTGTGCTCTTTGAGTATCGAGCCCGCCGCTTCCTGTCACTGCCTAGTACTCAGCTTGACTGGTTGTCCCTGGACG ACAACCAGTTCCGGATGTCCATACTGGAGCGACTAGAGCAGATGGAGAAGCGGATGGCAGAGATTGCAGCAGCTGGGCAGGCACCCTTCCAGGGTCCTGATGCAACCCCGATTCAG GATGAAGGCCAGGGGCCTGGGTTCGAGGCACGGGTGGTGGTCTTGGTAGAGAGCATGATACCACGCTCCACCTGGAGGGGTCCTGAACGTCTGGCCCATGGAAGCCCCTTCCGGGGCATGAGCCTTCTTCACTTGGCCGCTGCCCAGGGCTATGCCCGCCTCATCGAGACTCTGAGCCAGTGGCG GAGTGTGGAGACCGGAAGCTTGGACTTAGAGCAAGAGGTTGACCCGCTCAACGTGGATCATTTCTCTTGCACCCCTCTG ATGTGGGCTTGTGCCTTGGGACACCTGGAAGCTGCTGTGCTCCTTTTCCGTTGGAACAGACAGGCGCTGAGCATTCCCGACTCCTTGGGCAGGCTACCCCTGCCCGTGGCTCAATGCCGGGGTCATGTGCGCCTTGCCCGCTGCCTtgaggagctgcagagacaggAAACTTCAGCTGAGCTCCCACTTGCCCTGTCGCCACCATCCTCCAGCCCAGACACTG GTCTGAGCAGTGCCTCTTCACCCTCAGAGCGTTCCGAAGGCACGTTCTCTGTCACATCAGCCTATTCTAGTGCCCCGGATGGGAGTCCTCCCCCTGCTCCTCCGCCAGCCTCTGAGATTACTATGGAGGAGATGGTCGTCCCAGGCCAGCTCTCCTCTGGTGCCCTGAAGGCCCCCCTGCTCCTCATGGACTATGAAGCAACCAACCCCAAAGGGCCCCCATCCTCACCACCTCCTCTCCCACCAGCCCCAGATGGTGGGGCTGCTCCTGAGGAAGCTGACAGCCCACGGGCTGTGGATGTGATCCCG GTGGACATGATCTCACTGGCGAAGCAGATCATCGAAGCCACACCAGAGCGGATTAAACAAGAGGATTTCATGGGGCTGCCTGAGGCTGGAGCCCCAGTGCGGGAGCGGACAGGGGCCCTGGGACTCAGTGAGACTATGTCCTGGCTAGCCAGCTACCTGGACAATGTGGACCATTTCCCCAGCTCAGCCCCTTCCAG CGAAATGCCCTTTGAGCGGGGTCGCCTGGCTATCCCTCCAGCACCTTCCTGGGCCGAGTTTCTCTCTACATCTGCCAGTGGCAAGATGGAGAGTGATTTTGCCCTGCTGACACTTTCGGATCATGAGCAGCGGGAACTGTATGAGGCAGCCCGAGTCATCCAGACGGCCTTCCGAAAATACAAG GGCCGGAGGCTGAAGGAGCAGCAGGAGGTAGCAGCAGCTGTGATCCAGCGCTGTTACCGGAAGTACAAGCAG CTGACCTGGATTGCACTTAAG TTTGCTCTCTATAAGAAGATGACCCAGGCGGCCATCCTGATCCAGAGCAAGTTCCGAAGCTACTATGAACAGAAACGATTTCAGCAAAGCCGCCGAGCGGCTGTACTCATCCAGCAGCACTATCGCTCCTACCGCCGCCGGCCTGGGCCTCCCCACCGGCCCCCGGGCAGCCTGCCTGCCCGCAGCAA AGGCTCCTTTCTCACCAAGAAGCAGGACCAAGCAGCCCGGAAGATCATGAGATTCCTCCGGCGCTGCAGACACAG GATGAGGGAATTGAAGCAGAACCAGGAGCTTGAAGGGCTTCCCCAACCTGGACTGGCCACCTGA
- the CAMTA2 gene encoding calmodulin-binding transcription activator 2 isoform X1 yields the protein MAAAAVTRGTPGAQALLRPAEHRWASSPSPFPDTWRSRAESILQLPSVPPEGWGLRPEPECTDSPSPRPLRPGVTLPPGALTMNTKDATEVAENSHHLKIFLPKKLLECLPRCPLLPPERLRWNTNEEIASYLITFEKHNEWLSCAPKTRPQNGSIILYNRKKVKYRKDGYLWKKRKDGKTTREDHMKLKVQGMEPVSWQCLYGCYVHSSIVPTFHRRCYWLLQNPDIVLVHYLNVPALEDCGKGCSPIFCSISSDRREWLKWSREELLGQLKPMFHGIKWSCGNGTEEFSVEQLVQQILDTHPTKPAPRTHACLCSGGLGSGSLTHKCSSTKHRIISPKVEPRALTLTSVPHPHPPEPPPLIAPLPPELPKAHTSPSSSSSSSSSSGFAEPLEIRPSPPTSREGSSRGGTAILLLTGLEQHTGSLTPTGHLAPQADPQPSMSLAVVVGSEPSAPPAPPSPAFDPDRFLNSPQRGQTYGGGQGVSPDFPEAEAALTTCPALEPAAALEPQAAARGPPLQSATGGRRGNCFFIQDDDSGAELKAQGAAPPVPSPTPSTPPSPAPLEPSGRAGRGETLFGGAGGASELEPFSLSSFPDLMGELISDEAPSTPAPTPQLSPALGAITDFSPEWSYPEGGVKVLITGPWTEATEHYSCVFDHIAVPASLVQPGVLRCYCPAHEVGLVSLQVAGREGPLSASVLFEYRARRFLSLPSTQLDWLSLDDNQFRMSILERLEQMEKRMAEIAAAGQAPFQGPDATPIQDEGQGPGFEARVVVLVESMIPRSTWRGPERLAHGSPFRGMSLLHLAAAQGYARLIETLSQWRSVETGSLDLEQEVDPLNVDHFSCTPLMWACALGHLEAAVLLFRWNRQALSIPDSLGRLPLPVAQCRGHVRLARCLEELQRQETSAELPLALSPPSSSPDTGLSSASSPSERSEGTFSVTSAYSSAPDGSPPPAPPPASEITMEEMVVPGQLSSGALKAPLLLMDYEATNPKGPPSSPPPLPPAPDGGAAPEEADSPRAVDVIPVDMISLAKQIIEATPERIKQEDFMGLPEAGAPVRERTGALGLSETMSWLASYLDNVDHFPSSAPSSEMPFERGRLAIPPAPSWAEFLSTSASGKMESDFALLTLSDHEQRELYEAARVIQTAFRKYKGRRLKEQQEVAAAVIQRCYRKYKQLTWIALKFALYKKMTQAAILIQSKFRSYYEQKRFQQSRRAAVLIQQHYRSYRRRPGPPHRPPGSLPARSKGSFLTKKQDQAARKIMRFLRRCRHRMRELKQNQELEGLPQPGLAT from the exons ATGGCCGCTGCCGCCGTCACCCGCGGGACCCCGGGAG CCCAGGCTCTACTGCGCCCAGCCGAGCACCGATGGGcctcctccccctctccattCCCGGACACCTGGCGGAGCCGCGCTGAGAGCATCCTCCAGCTCCCATCTGTTCCCCCAGAAGGGTGGGGGCTGAGGCCGGAGCCTGAGTG CACAGACTCCCCCTCCCCCCGGCCCCTCAGGCCGGGGGTGACCTTGCCCCCTGGAGCCCTCACCATGAATACCAAGGACGCCACCGAGGTTGCTG AGAACAGCCATCACCTGAAGATCTTTCTCCCCAAGAAACTGCTGGAGTGTCTTCCGCGCTGTCCACTGTTACCTCCAGAGCGGCTACGGTGGAATACAAATGAG GAGATTGCATCCTACTTGATCACCTTTGAGAAGCACAATGAGTGGCTATCCTGCGCCCCAAAGACCAG GCCTCAGAATGGCTCCATTATCCTCTACAACCGCAAGAAGGTGAAATACCGGAAGGATGGTTACCTCTGGAAGAAGCGGAAGGATGGGAAGACCACGCGAGAGGACCACATGAAGCTGAAGGTCCAGGGCATGGAG CCTGTCTCCTGGCAGTGTCTCTATGGCTGCTACGTTCACTCTTCCATCGTCCCCACATTCCATCGGCGCTGCTACTGGCTGCTGCAG AACCCCGACATCGTCCTTGTGCACTACCTGAACGTCCCAGCCCTGGAGGATTGCGGAAAGGGCTGCAGCCCCATCTTTTGTTCCATCAGCAGCGACCGGCGAGAGTGGCTGAAGTGGTCCCGGGAGGAGCTGCTGGGACAGCTAAAGCCCATGT TTCACGGCATCAAGTGGAGCTGTGGGAACGGGACAGAGGAGTTCTCTGTGGAGCAGCTGGTCCAGCAGATTCTCGACACCCACCCGACCAAGCCCGCACCCCGAACCCATGCCTGCCTCTGCAGTGGGGGCCTTG GTTCCGGGAGCCTTACCCACAAGTGCAGCAGCACGAAACACCGCATCATCTCTCCCAAAGTGGAGCCCCGAGCTCTAACCCTGACCTCTGTCCCTCATCCCCATCCCCCTGAGCCCCCTCCACTGATAGCCCCACTTCCCCCAGAGCTCCCGAAGGCACATACCTCCccatcttcttcttcctcttcttcctcttcatcAGGCTTTGCAGAACCCCTAGAGATCAGACCTAGCCCTCCAACCTCTCGAGAGGGTTCGTCAAGAGGAGGCACCGCCATCCTCCTCCTGACAGGACTGGAGCAGCATACTGGCAGCTTGACACCCACCGGGCATTTGGCTCCCCAGGCTGATCCTCAGCCTTCCATGAGCTTGGCTGTGGTTGTAGGCTCTGAGCCCTCTGCCCCACcagctcctcccagccctgcctttgACCCCGATCGTTTTCTCAACAGCCCCCAGAGGGGCCAGACATATGGAGGGGGGCAAGGGGTGAGCCCAGACTTCCCTGAGGCAGAGGCCGCCCTTACCACTTGTCCTGCCCTGGAGCCTGCTGCTGCCCTGGAGCCCCAGGCAGCTGCTCGGGGGCCTCCTCTGCAGTCAGCAACAGGGGGGAGAAGAGGAAACTGCTTCTTTATTCAAGATGATGACAGTGGGGCGGAGCTCAAGGCCCAGGGGGCCGCCCCACCCGTCCCCTCTCCGACTCCTTCCACCCCACCCTCTCCTGCCCCCCTAGAGCCATCTggcagggcaggaagaggggagACCTTGTTTGGAGGAGCTGGTGGGGCAAGCGAACTGGAGCCCTTCAGTCTTTCATCATTCCCAGACCTTATGGGAGAGCTCATCAGTGACGAGGCTCCAAGCACCCCTGCCCCAACCCCCCAGCTCTCTCCTGCTCTCGGCGCCATCACGGACTTCTCCCCAGAGTGGTCCTACCCAGAG GGTGGGGTCAAGGTGCTCATCACAGGTCCTTGGACAGAGGCCACCGAGCATTACTCCTGTGTCTTTGATCACATCGCAGTGCCAGCCTCACTTGTCCAGCCTGGTGTCCTACGCTGCTACTGTCCCG cccatGAGGTAGGGCTGGTGTCTTTGCAGGTGGCCGGGCGGGAGGGACCCCTTTCTGCTTCTGTGCTCTTTGAGTATCGAGCCCGCCGCTTCCTGTCACTGCCTAGTACTCAGCTTGACTGGTTGTCCCTGGACG ACAACCAGTTCCGGATGTCCATACTGGAGCGACTAGAGCAGATGGAGAAGCGGATGGCAGAGATTGCAGCAGCTGGGCAGGCACCCTTCCAGGGTCCTGATGCAACCCCGATTCAG GATGAAGGCCAGGGGCCTGGGTTCGAGGCACGGGTGGTGGTCTTGGTAGAGAGCATGATACCACGCTCCACCTGGAGGGGTCCTGAACGTCTGGCCCATGGAAGCCCCTTCCGGGGCATGAGCCTTCTTCACTTGGCCGCTGCCCAGGGCTATGCCCGCCTCATCGAGACTCTGAGCCAGTGGCG GAGTGTGGAGACCGGAAGCTTGGACTTAGAGCAAGAGGTTGACCCGCTCAACGTGGATCATTTCTCTTGCACCCCTCTG ATGTGGGCTTGTGCCTTGGGACACCTGGAAGCTGCTGTGCTCCTTTTCCGTTGGAACAGACAGGCGCTGAGCATTCCCGACTCCTTGGGCAGGCTACCCCTGCCCGTGGCTCAATGCCGGGGTCATGTGCGCCTTGCCCGCTGCCTtgaggagctgcagagacaggAAACTTCAGCTGAGCTCCCACTTGCCCTGTCGCCACCATCCTCCAGCCCAGACACTG GTCTGAGCAGTGCCTCTTCACCCTCAGAGCGTTCCGAAGGCACGTTCTCTGTCACATCAGCCTATTCTAGTGCCCCGGATGGGAGTCCTCCCCCTGCTCCTCCGCCAGCCTCTGAGATTACTATGGAGGAGATGGTCGTCCCAGGCCAGCTCTCCTCTGGTGCCCTGAAGGCCCCCCTGCTCCTCATGGACTATGAAGCAACCAACCCCAAAGGGCCCCCATCCTCACCACCTCCTCTCCCACCAGCCCCAGATGGTGGGGCTGCTCCTGAGGAAGCTGACAGCCCACGGGCTGTGGATGTGATCCCG GTGGACATGATCTCACTGGCGAAGCAGATCATCGAAGCCACACCAGAGCGGATTAAACAAGAGGATTTCATGGGGCTGCCTGAGGCTGGAGCCCCAGTGCGGGAGCGGACAGGGGCCCTGGGACTCAGTGAGACTATGTCCTGGCTAGCCAGCTACCTGGACAATGTGGACCATTTCCCCAGCTCAGCCCCTTCCAG CGAAATGCCCTTTGAGCGGGGTCGCCTGGCTATCCCTCCAGCACCTTCCTGGGCCGAGTTTCTCTCTACATCTGCCAGTGGCAAGATGGAGAGTGATTTTGCCCTGCTGACACTTTCGGATCATGAGCAGCGGGAACTGTATGAGGCAGCCCGAGTCATCCAGACGGCCTTCCGAAAATACAAG GGCCGGAGGCTGAAGGAGCAGCAGGAGGTAGCAGCAGCTGTGATCCAGCGCTGTTACCGGAAGTACAAGCAG CTGACCTGGATTGCACTTAAG TTTGCTCTCTATAAGAAGATGACCCAGGCGGCCATCCTGATCCAGAGCAAGTTCCGAAGCTACTATGAACAGAAACGATTTCAGCAAAGCCGCCGAGCGGCTGTACTCATCCAGCAGCACTATCGCTCCTACCGCCGCCGGCCTGGGCCTCCCCACCGGCCCCCGGGCAGCCTGCCTGCCCGCAGCAA AGGCTCCTTTCTCACCAAGAAGCAGGACCAAGCAGCCCGGAAGATCATGAGATTCCTCCGGCGCTGCAGACACAG GATGAGGGAATTGAAGCAGAACCAGGAGCTTGAAGGGCTTCCCCAACCTGGACTGGCCACCTGA